A section of the Flavobacterium sp. CG_23.5 genome encodes:
- a CDS encoding geranylgeranylglyceryl/heptaprenylglyceryl phosphate synthase gives MKNLYSQIIQAKLENQKLLAILLDPDKIILENVDHLVSKINQSPATHIFIGGSHVENNILDALILKIKQNCHLPIALFPGNPSQISDKADAILFLSLISGRNPDYLIEHQVKAAPLLTQTNLEIISTGYMLIESGSETAVERISKTKPLDRNNLELVLATAQAGEMLGNKLLYLEAGSGAKQSVPLNMIQLISKNIKIPVIVGGGIIDLQGIQNAYDSGADVVVIGTAFEKDLNFFNLPL, from the coding sequence ATGAAGAACCTGTACAGCCAAATAATACAAGCCAAACTAGAAAACCAAAAATTATTGGCTATTCTTCTTGATCCTGATAAAATCATTTTAGAAAATGTTGATCATTTAGTTTCAAAAATCAATCAATCGCCGGCCACCCATATTTTCATTGGCGGAAGCCATGTCGAAAACAATATTCTAGACGCATTAATTTTAAAAATAAAACAAAACTGCCATTTACCAATCGCACTTTTCCCGGGAAATCCTTCACAAATTTCTGATAAAGCCGATGCCATTTTGTTTCTGTCTTTAATATCAGGAAGAAATCCCGATTATTTGATAGAGCATCAGGTAAAAGCAGCACCACTTTTGACACAAACCAATCTCGAAATTATTTCAACCGGCTATATGCTTATAGAAAGCGGGAGCGAAACCGCGGTAGAAAGAATCAGCAAAACCAAACCTTTGGACAGAAATAATCTGGAATTAGTTTTGGCAACCGCACAAGCAGGTGAAATGTTAGGAAATAAACTCCTTTATCTCGAAGCAGGAAGCGGCGCAAAACAATCTGTTCCTCTGAATATGATTCAATTAATTTCAAAAAATATCAAAATTCCTGTTATAGTTGGAGGCGGAATTATAGATTTGCAGGGAATTCAAAATGCCTACGATTCAGGAGCTGATGTAGTAGTGATAGGAACCGCATTTGAAAAAGATTTGAATTTTTTCAATCTTCCTTTGTAA
- a CDS encoding GLPGLI family protein, whose amino-acid sequence MNCFGQRIYGRIEYKIQSIDFSSKSNETKIKNVLGDLLKEANKQIFIVEFNNSQSKFSLNSSLSTPNNNEQYKKTIVKLASNRFTSDFNYYLDKKENVVILEKMNGALIKMKYNKKLWNITSESKMIDEYLCYKANYIKSYIGRDGKEKNITIIAWFAPSLPYSYGPKDYNGLPGLILELTEKETTYFASKVNITKDKEIKIDFPKGKTITEEEYNKKVLSKN is encoded by the coding sequence ATGAATTGTTTTGGACAAAGAATTTATGGGAGGATTGAATATAAAATTCAATCCATTGATTTTAGTTCTAAATCTAACGAGACTAAAATTAAGAATGTTTTGGGTGATTTATTGAAAGAGGCAAATAAACAAATATTCATTGTAGAGTTTAATAATTCTCAATCTAAGTTTTCATTAAATAGTTCTTTAAGTACACCAAATAATAACGAACAATATAAAAAAACAATTGTAAAACTTGCTTCAAATAGATTTACTTCTGATTTTAATTATTATCTAGATAAAAAGGAAAATGTTGTTATTTTAGAAAAGATGAATGGCGCTTTGATAAAAATGAAGTACAATAAAAAACTTTGGAATATTACCTCAGAAAGTAAAATGATTGATGAATATTTGTGCTATAAAGCAAACTATATTAAGTCATATATAGGTAGAGATGGAAAAGAAAAAAATATAACAATTATCGCTTGGTTTGCCCCGAGTTTACCTTATTCTTACGGCCCTAAAGATTATAATGGTTTGCCTGGTTTAATATTGGAGTTAACTGAAAAAGAAACCACTTATTTTGCATCTAAGGTAAACATCACTAAAGACAAAGAAATTAAAATAGATTTTCCAAAAGGCAAAACAATCACTGAAGAAGAGTACAATAAAAAAGTTTTATCCAAGAATTAA
- a CDS encoding DUF4301 family protein, whose amino-acid sequence MEKNLKQQKAAIVKIALFGPESTGKTTLAKQLAEHYNTVWVAEYAREYLQEKWDKEQKICESNDMLPIAYGQTKLENEAVSIANKYLFCDTNLMVTKVFSEVYYNYCDPLLDQAAREHEYDLFFLTDIDVPWEKDDLRDKAEGRESVFAVFKQSLIDNKKPFITLSGDKNSRLKKAIVIIDDLTIAKTMGLSSVDFVQIYTLGISISTVQKQLKFLQNGISKINLVAPATLYNGILKLSETEFKQKAAFFDAQKSNLKLLKFVPSSGAASRMFKFLNTFLNEFDFENESINAYINRKKDTELSIFIIGMKKFPFFKAVHKKLKEEFIEFDSLERDYKNYYFIKLLMASDYFDFANKPKGILPFHKYITTIATPIEEHLYECGYYSSSNGNSLLHFTVSENHQDQFQSIINLTKNKVEKESGTTIEVSYSYQNKSTDTLAVDLSNNPFRNEMGELLFRPGGHGALIENLNDLNADIIFIKNIDNVIQNNNEKIALYKKALAGTLLELQQQIFSYLNLIELNRVEEKHIEEIIPFLKEKLNVGIADEFDTFTLENKISIIKDSLNRPIRVCGMVKNEGEPGGGPFWVKSENGAVSLQIVESSQVDLNNESEVSILANATHFNPVDLVCGIKNYKNKKFDLNQFVDHNSGFIVEKNTNGKQIKAYELPGLWNGAMAHWLTVFVQVPLITFNPVKTVNDLLKPAHQHQ is encoded by the coding sequence ATGGAGAAAAATCTTAAACAGCAAAAAGCTGCCATCGTAAAAATTGCGCTATTCGGACCAGAAAGCACTGGAAAAACGACACTAGCAAAACAACTTGCCGAACACTATAATACGGTTTGGGTAGCAGAGTATGCTCGTGAATATCTTCAGGAAAAATGGGACAAAGAACAAAAAATTTGTGAAAGCAATGATATGCTGCCTATTGCATACGGTCAAACCAAATTAGAAAATGAAGCGGTTTCGATTGCCAATAAATATCTGTTTTGCGACACAAATTTGATGGTTACCAAAGTTTTTTCGGAAGTCTATTACAACTATTGTGATCCTTTGTTAGACCAAGCCGCTCGAGAACATGAATACGATTTGTTCTTTCTTACCGATATAGATGTCCCTTGGGAAAAAGATGATTTGAGAGACAAAGCAGAAGGTAGAGAATCCGTTTTTGCCGTTTTTAAACAGTCATTAATCGATAATAAAAAACCATTTATCACGCTTTCTGGAGACAAAAATTCACGATTAAAAAAAGCCATTGTAATTATTGATGATTTGACGATTGCTAAAACAATGGGGCTTTCTTCTGTTGATTTTGTCCAAATTTATACACTTGGAATTTCCATTTCAACTGTTCAAAAACAATTGAAATTTCTTCAAAACGGAATCTCTAAAATTAATCTAGTCGCTCCTGCAACATTATATAACGGGATTTTAAAATTATCAGAAACAGAATTTAAGCAAAAAGCAGCCTTTTTTGATGCTCAAAAATCTAATTTAAAATTACTGAAATTTGTTCCATCTTCTGGTGCTGCCAGTAGGATGTTTAAATTTTTAAATACTTTTTTGAATGAGTTTGATTTTGAAAATGAAAGTATAAACGCCTACATTAATAGAAAAAAAGACACAGAACTATCTATTTTTATAATAGGCATGAAAAAGTTTCCTTTTTTTAAAGCGGTACATAAAAAATTAAAAGAAGAATTCATTGAGTTTGATTCTCTTGAACGAGATTATAAAAACTACTATTTTATAAAATTGCTCATGGCTTCTGATTATTTTGATTTTGCCAATAAGCCAAAAGGAATTTTACCCTTTCATAAATATATTACTACTATTGCAACGCCTATTGAGGAACACTTGTATGAATGTGGATATTACAGCAGTTCCAACGGGAATTCTCTGTTGCATTTCACTGTATCTGAAAATCATCAAGATCAATTTCAAAGCATTATCAATTTGACAAAAAACAAAGTCGAAAAAGAATCGGGAACTACAATAGAAGTGAGTTATTCGTATCAGAATAAAAGCACCGATACCCTTGCTGTTGACCTTTCAAATAATCCTTTCCGAAATGAAATGGGAGAATTGTTATTCAGACCCGGAGGACATGGTGCCCTAATTGAAAATCTGAATGATTTGAATGCAGATATTATTTTTATAAAAAATATTGATAATGTAATTCAAAATAACAACGAAAAAATCGCTTTGTATAAGAAAGCTTTAGCAGGCACATTGCTTGAATTGCAACAACAAATTTTCAGTTATTTGAATCTTATCGAACTTAATAGAGTTGAAGAAAAACATATTGAAGAAATCATTCCTTTCCTGAAAGAAAAATTAAATGTGGGAATCGCAGATGAATTCGACACTTTTACTTTAGAAAACAAAATCAGCATAATTAAGGACTCCCTAAACAGACCAATTCGTGTATGCGGAATGGTAAAAAATGAAGGAGAACCTGGCGGAGGCCCTTTTTGGGTAAAGAGTGAAAACGGTGCGGTTTCCTTGCAAATTGTGGAATCCTCTCAAGTGGATTTGAATAATGAAAGTGAAGTAAGCATTTTGGCTAATGCCACTCATTTCAATCCCGTTGATTTAGTTTGCGGAATTAAAAATTATAAAAATAAAAAATTTGATTTAAACCAGTTTGTTGATCACAACAGCGGTTTCATTGTAGAAAAAAACACCAATGGAAAACAAATCAAAGCATATGAATTACCCGGTTTGTGGAACGGAGCAATGGCACATTGGCTCACCGTATTTGTACAAGTACCTTTAATTACCTTTAATCCGGTAAAAACAGTAAATGATTTATTAAAACCAGCACATCAACATCAATAG
- a CDS encoding TonB-dependent receptor, giving the protein MFRVLFFLFFTIVSFSQSRTITGVVSEDTNKPLESANVIAKPLQENASLKFAIADNKGRYRLELDKEVKYEITVSYIGFVEEVFILDADAVLTSHDFKLKPTGEQLKEIVIKHEFKPIVIKKDTMTFNVKSFANGNERKMKEILEKLPGVEVDKNGGVTVQGKKVTKMLVEGKSFFGGGSKLAVENIPADALDKIEVIDHFNEVGFMKQVSDSDELAMNVKLKADKKKFVFGDVEAGAEVGNADNGFYLAHAALFYYSPKSNVSFIGDLNNIGKRTFTFDDLMRFSGGISTFLSGRKSFTNLYSFANDNADVVQNKSQFSALNFSYDASPKLSVSGFSIFSKVFTASKTESKNDYLQNTSIAFENKLQNGDNRSVLAIGNLKLDYSPNNKEKWYYNVQYQSSTNDLSNAINSITNANSSVFETVSKADNTSVKQYVEWHKSLNEHHTTTFVVNQAYENNTPKNQWFTDQPFFAGLIPLQNDASYTIEQIKKVKNNSVDALFKHYWIINNFNHLYTNVGNNYGASRFETSEKQVLTNGTVNDFASAGFGNSVKYQLNDAYVGLEYKFRIGKWTNKPGLYLHWYNLITEHKSGENRLSKTLFQPQWNSDYEFNKSESLNFTYKLTNSFPEVSQFANNYSLQYYNLVYKGNSLLENEQFHSANLRYSKMNMYRGITWNAMANFNKKVKTIRNEIQIEGINQFNTPILGDNPETNYSVNGSFSKKIYRFNLKLNTNFSWFNYSQTVNTVTTSNDRNNQKIGIVFKTAYKKWPDFSVGYTKGYSQFLGITKSRFQTDAINSDIEVTFFKFWTYKLEYENLKNTNNNNQSNFYDIANTSLRYQKKNSPFGFELSVNNLFNNTVKNDYSFSDYLISERTTYVLPRVFLLSVSYKL; this is encoded by the coding sequence ATGTTTAGAGTACTATTCTTCCTTTTTTTTACAATAGTATCTTTCTCTCAATCCCGCACGATTACTGGTGTGGTTTCTGAGGATACTAATAAACCACTAGAATCCGCCAACGTTATTGCAAAACCGTTGCAAGAAAATGCAAGTCTTAAATTTGCTATTGCAGATAATAAAGGACGCTACCGCTTAGAGCTGGATAAAGAAGTCAAGTATGAGATCACTGTTTCGTACATCGGTTTTGTAGAGGAAGTATTCATTCTAGATGCAGATGCTGTCTTGACTTCGCACGATTTTAAATTAAAACCTACCGGAGAGCAACTCAAAGAAATTGTAATCAAACACGAGTTTAAGCCCATTGTGATCAAGAAAGACACGATGACGTTTAACGTTAAAAGTTTTGCGAACGGCAACGAACGCAAAATGAAAGAAATCCTAGAAAAACTCCCTGGTGTTGAGGTTGATAAAAACGGAGGGGTTACCGTACAAGGTAAAAAAGTTACTAAAATGCTCGTAGAAGGCAAATCTTTTTTTGGTGGTGGCTCAAAGCTAGCAGTGGAGAACATTCCGGCTGATGCGCTGGATAAAATTGAAGTCATAGATCACTTTAACGAAGTGGGTTTTATGAAGCAAGTATCTGATAGCGATGAATTGGCAATGAACGTAAAACTAAAAGCCGATAAAAAGAAATTTGTTTTTGGTGATGTTGAGGCTGGTGCGGAAGTAGGAAATGCTGACAATGGTTTTTATCTGGCTCATGCCGCTTTGTTTTATTACAGTCCAAAATCGAATGTGAGTTTTATTGGCGACCTGAATAACATAGGTAAACGAACTTTCACCTTTGATGATTTAATGCGTTTTAGCGGAGGAATAAGCACCTTCCTTTCGGGTAGGAAATCGTTCACAAACCTATACTCGTTTGCTAATGATAATGCTGATGTCGTGCAGAACAAATCGCAATTTAGTGCCCTGAATTTTAGTTATGATGCTTCGCCTAAATTGTCTGTTTCGGGTTTTTCTATTTTTTCAAAAGTTTTTACCGCTTCAAAAACAGAAAGTAAGAATGATTACCTGCAAAACACTTCTATTGCCTTCGAGAATAAATTACAAAACGGGGACAATCGTTCGGTTTTGGCGATCGGGAATCTAAAACTGGATTATTCTCCCAACAATAAGGAAAAATGGTATTACAATGTCCAATACCAATCGAGCACAAATGATTTATCCAATGCCATAAATTCAATTACAAATGCTAATTCGAGTGTTTTTGAAACCGTTAGCAAAGCCGACAATACTTCGGTAAAACAATATGTGGAATGGCACAAGAGCCTAAACGAGCATCATACGACTACATTTGTGGTCAACCAAGCTTACGAAAACAACACGCCAAAGAATCAATGGTTTACGGATCAGCCTTTTTTCGCGGGTTTAATTCCGTTGCAAAATGATGCATCTTACACTATTGAACAAATCAAAAAAGTAAAGAACAACAGCGTGGATGCTTTATTCAAGCATTATTGGATTATCAATAATTTTAATCATTTGTATACGAATGTGGGGAATAATTATGGCGCTTCCCGTTTTGAAACTTCAGAGAAACAAGTACTGACTAATGGAACAGTCAATGATTTTGCTTCTGCTGGTTTTGGGAATTCTGTAAAATACCAATTAAACGATGCTTATGTGGGTTTGGAATACAAATTCAGAATAGGAAAATGGACTAATAAGCCAGGATTATATCTGCATTGGTATAATTTGATTACAGAACATAAATCTGGAGAAAATAGGTTGTCTAAAACTCTTTTCCAGCCACAGTGGAACAGCGATTATGAATTTAATAAATCAGAATCATTAAATTTCACGTATAAATTAACAAACAGTTTCCCCGAAGTAAGCCAATTCGCCAATAACTATAGTTTACAGTATTATAATTTGGTTTATAAAGGCAATTCGCTTTTAGAAAACGAACAGTTTCATTCGGCCAATTTGCGGTATTCTAAAATGAATATGTATCGTGGGATCACTTGGAATGCGATGGCAAATTTTAATAAAAAAGTAAAAACCATCAGAAATGAAATCCAAATAGAGGGAATAAACCAATTTAACACGCCAATTCTGGGTGATAATCCGGAAACCAATTACAGCGTAAATGGCTCTTTTAGCAAAAAAATATACCGTTTTAATTTAAAATTGAACACTAATTTTAGCTGGTTTAATTATTCTCAAACGGTAAATACGGTAACTACGTCAAACGACAGGAATAATCAAAAAATAGGAATTGTATTTAAAACCGCTTACAAAAAATGGCCGGATTTTAGCGTTGGATATACAAAAGGCTACAGTCAGTTTTTGGGAATAACAAAATCACGTTTTCAAACGGATGCAATAAATTCAGACATTGAAGTAACTTTCTTTAAATTCTGGACCTATAAACTGGAATACGAAAATCTAAAAAATACGAACAACAACAATCAAAGCAATTTTTAT
- the pnuC gene encoding nicotinamide riboside transporter PnuC: protein MIEFFLNAYKNASTTQIVLEFIAFIFGILSVWYARKEDILVYPTGLIATIITVYLLFLAGYIGDMMINGYFTIMSIYGWYKWTRKVKGNDNLPITRTNNNEKIIGVVLFFVTIFVVFGVYKLFNYTINNDNYIDIIASGIFFTGMWYMANKKIENWTLWIIGDLIVTPLYAYRGLGILALQYLIFTILAILAYLEWRKILNSKKLPS, encoded by the coding sequence ATGATAGAATTTTTTCTAAATGCTTATAAAAATGCTTCAACAACACAAATTGTATTAGAGTTCATTGCTTTTATATTTGGAATTTTGAGCGTATGGTATGCCCGAAAAGAAGATATTTTGGTCTACCCAACAGGGTTAATAGCAACAATCATTACAGTCTACCTGCTCTTTCTTGCGGGTTACATTGGCGATATGATGATTAATGGATATTTTACTATTATGAGTATTTATGGATGGTATAAATGGACCAGGAAAGTTAAAGGAAATGATAACTTGCCTATCACAAGAACGAATAACAATGAAAAAATAATAGGCGTCGTATTGTTCTTTGTGACAATTTTTGTAGTTTTCGGGGTATATAAATTATTTAATTACACCATTAATAACGACAATTATATTGATATTATAGCCTCGGGAATATTTTTCACAGGAATGTGGTATATGGCCAACAAAAAAATCGAGAATTGGACTCTTTGGATTATTGGCGATCTAATTGTTACACCTTTATACGCCTATCGTGGACTTGGAATTTTGGCATTGCAATATTTAATATTTACAATTTTAGCTATTTTAGCTTATTTAGAATGGAGAAAAATCTTAAACAGCAAAAAGCTGCCATCGTAA
- a CDS encoding TonB-dependent receptor, which translates to MSSVFLLATFLSFSQVKDTTKVNQLDEVLVSAVRITTKTPVSFSNLDKKEISFRNLGQDIPLLMNYLPSVVTTSDAGNGVGYTGIRVRGSDATRVNVTINGIPYNDSESHGTYWVNMPDFSSSVESLQLQRGVGTSTNGAGAFGASLNMLTDNFAKESSGEISNSFGSFNTQKHTVKFSTGLMNDHFEIAGRLSALKSGGYVDRASSDLKSYFLQGTYVGKTTLIEALVFGGTEKTYQSWNGIDGETLQKDRTFNSAGAFTDEQGNAQFYDNETDNYQQDHSQLHWNERVSENWTTNLALHYTKGKGYYENYKGDAKFSSYGLTPIVINATTIKRTDLIRQKWLDNDFYGTTFSANYKTEKLEVIFGGGYNKYEGDHFGKVIWARYASTSELGDHYYDDYAAKTDGNIFAKANYQITEKIGLFGDVQLRNVHYKVNSSETGSVNDNFNFFNPKAGLNFNINANNILYLSYARANREPNRTDYEGGNTKPEKLNDFEMGWRYASDKVKFSSNVYYMAYKDQLILTGKLDDVGSPIRSNSEKSYRLGLEVDAAFTVSEKFIVRPNFTLSANKNVDLAVEGENYGTTDIAYSPSVIVGNIITYKPLENLQISWLQKFVGEQYMNNIELPAAKLANYFVNDLNIAYEIKPKSIFKSIVITGLVNNILDKKYVSNGYMYDVYPYYYPQAGINFLAGLTLKF; encoded by the coding sequence ATGTCTTCTGTTTTTCTTCTGGCAACTTTTTTATCATTTTCTCAAGTCAAAGACACTACAAAAGTGAATCAACTCGACGAAGTTCTAGTTTCTGCCGTGCGGATTACCACAAAAACACCAGTAAGTTTCAGTAATTTGGACAAAAAGGAAATTTCGTTCCGAAACTTAGGACAAGACATTCCTCTTTTAATGAATTATCTTCCTTCGGTGGTCACTACTTCCGATGCAGGAAACGGCGTGGGTTACACTGGAATTCGGGTCCGCGGAAGCGATGCCACTCGGGTGAATGTAACTATCAACGGAATCCCGTATAATGATTCCGAAAGTCATGGAACCTATTGGGTAAACATGCCTGATTTTAGCTCTTCTGTAGAGAGTTTGCAATTGCAAAGAGGAGTGGGAACTTCAACCAATGGTGCCGGTGCTTTTGGCGCAAGCCTGAATATGCTTACCGATAATTTTGCTAAAGAAAGCTCAGGTGAAATCTCTAATTCATTTGGAAGTTTCAATACGCAAAAACACACGGTTAAATTCAGCACGGGTTTAATGAATGACCATTTTGAAATTGCCGGTCGTTTGTCCGCTTTGAAATCGGGTGGTTATGTTGACCGAGCTTCTTCGGATTTGAAATCTTATTTTCTTCAGGGAACATACGTAGGTAAAACTACGTTGATTGAAGCCTTGGTTTTTGGTGGAACCGAAAAAACGTATCAATCTTGGAACGGAATAGACGGTGAGACATTACAGAAAGATAGAACTTTCAATTCAGCAGGCGCTTTTACGGATGAACAAGGCAATGCTCAATTTTATGATAATGAAACTGACAATTATCAACAAGATCACTCTCAGTTGCATTGGAATGAGAGAGTTTCTGAAAATTGGACTACCAATTTAGCTCTTCATTATACAAAAGGAAAAGGATATTATGAAAATTATAAAGGAGATGCTAAGTTTTCAAGCTATGGCTTGACGCCAATTGTTATCAATGCAACAACAATTAAAAGAACCGATTTAATTCGTCAAAAATGGTTGGATAATGACTTTTACGGAACTACATTTTCTGCGAATTACAAGACCGAAAAACTGGAGGTCATTTTTGGAGGTGGTTATAATAAATATGAAGGAGACCATTTTGGAAAAGTGATTTGGGCGAGATATGCTTCCACAAGTGAATTAGGAGATCATTATTATGATGATTATGCGGCAAAAACAGATGGAAATATTTTTGCGAAAGCAAATTATCAAATCACTGAAAAAATAGGTTTGTTTGGAGACGTACAACTTAGAAACGTACATTATAAAGTGAACAGTAGTGAAACTGGTTCAGTAAATGACAATTTCAATTTTTTCAATCCAAAAGCAGGTTTGAATTTTAATATCAACGCCAATAACATCTTGTATCTTTCGTATGCAAGAGCCAATCGGGAACCTAACAGAACTGATTATGAAGGCGGAAATACAAAACCTGAAAAATTAAATGACTTTGAAATGGGTTGGAGATATGCTTCAGACAAAGTAAAATTTAGTTCGAATGTGTATTATATGGCATACAAAGACCAGTTAATTTTAACTGGAAAACTGGATGATGTAGGAAGTCCAATTCGTTCCAATAGTGAAAAAAGTTATCGTTTAGGTTTAGAAGTTGATGCCGCTTTTACCGTTTCAGAGAAATTTATAGTGAGACCAAATTTCACTTTGAGCGCTAACAAAAATGTTGATTTAGCCGTAGAAGGCGAAAATTATGGAACTACCGATATTGCTTATTCGCCATCGGTTATAGTAGGGAATATTATTACTTACAAGCCATTAGAGAATCTTCAGATTTCTTGGTTACAAAAATTTGTAGGAGAACAATACATGAATAACATTGAATTACCGGCTGCAAAACTGGCTAATTATTTTGTCAACGATTTGAATATCGCATATGAAATTAAACCAAAATCTATTTTTAAATCAATTGTAATTACAGGTTTGGTAAACAATATTTTAGACAAGAAATATGTGTCAAATGGATATATGTATGACGTTTATCCGTACTATTATCCTCAAGCAGGAATTAACTTCTTGGCGGGATTGACGTTGAAGTTTTAG
- a CDS encoding GLPGLI family protein — MKSKSIFFIVSFFCLAVFLSFNSIDANDPVIAVYYKMGRYADAPNKVNANISPNIQLKIDEYEKAKNNVELALYFKKRVAVFKLVDKLNIEDNNPIDKLIAITAGGTRYCNNDSKQRIKQIETLGEKFNVILPFDEYRWTITTETKKINGYICYKATSHKEEFSKFRNRTISMDPTVWFTPEMPFSFGPSGLDGLPGLVLEGSINGKTYFYATKIVFDYKNAQIDFEKPKNGKYITPDELEEIQVKKMNEK, encoded by the coding sequence ATGAAATCAAAATCAATATTTTTTATCGTTAGTTTTTTTTGTTTGGCAGTTTTTTTGAGTTTCAATTCTATTGATGCTAACGACCCTGTTATAGCTGTATACTATAAGATGGGTAGATATGCTGATGCTCCTAATAAAGTAAATGCAAATATTTCTCCAAACATTCAATTAAAAATAGATGAGTATGAAAAAGCTAAGAACAATGTCGAACTGGCACTTTATTTCAAAAAAAGAGTTGCTGTTTTTAAATTAGTTGATAAGCTCAATATTGAAGATAACAACCCTATCGATAAATTAATTGCAATTACTGCAGGGGGGACAAGATATTGTAATAATGATTCTAAACAGAGGATTAAACAAATTGAAACTTTAGGAGAAAAATTTAATGTTATTTTACCCTTTGATGAATACCGCTGGACAATTACAACCGAAACAAAAAAAATAAATGGTTACATTTGTTATAAAGCAACCTCACACAAGGAAGAGTTTTCGAAGTTCAGAAATAGGACAATATCCATGGATCCGACAGTATGGTTTACACCAGAAATGCCATTTTCATTTGGTCCTTCTGGCTTAGACGGACTGCCAGGATTGGTATTGGAAGGGAGTATAAACGGGAAAACCTATTTTTATGCTACTAAAATAGTATTCGACTATAAAAATGCTCAAATAGATTTTGAGAAACCAAAGAATGGAAAATATATTACACCTGATGAGCTGGAAGAAATACAGGTCAAAAAAATGAATGAAAAATGA
- the arfB gene encoding alternative ribosome rescue aminoacyl-tRNA hydrolase ArfB, with amino-acid sequence METEKIITELQYKAVRSSGAGGQNVNKVSSKVVLSFDLQNSQALSENEKELLKIKLAPRLTTDLVLILNCDEDRSQFRNKEIVTKRFLIIIKKALIIAKERKATKIPKSVIRKRIKDKKSISEVKKNRRKPDF; translated from the coding sequence ATGGAAACAGAAAAAATCATAACAGAATTACAATATAAAGCGGTACGAAGCAGTGGCGCTGGAGGTCAGAATGTAAACAAAGTTTCTTCCAAAGTGGTTTTGTCTTTTGACTTACAAAACTCGCAAGCCTTATCTGAAAACGAAAAAGAGTTGCTGAAAATAAAATTAGCTCCCAGATTAACTACCGATTTGGTTTTAATCTTAAATTGTGACGAAGATCGAAGTCAGTTTCGAAATAAAGAAATTGTAACCAAACGGTTTTTAATAATTATCAAAAAAGCCTTGATTATTGCTAAAGAAAGAAAAGCAACCAAAATCCCCAAATCTGTAATTCGCAAACGAATAAAGGATAAAAAAAGCATTTCTGAAGTGAAGAAAAACCGCAGAAAACCCGATTTTTGA
- a CDS encoding 4'-phosphopantetheinyl transferase family protein: MPLFKTINFSRSAETTTQILVWKITESFEQLNNEVQLTEKNALRLSGMKSELHQRAFLSVRKLFQEANYTDFDLFYDEFGKPHLHDGKHISITHSHDFSAIIISDETVGIDIELQREKIIRIADKFCDSEFQFLSHPETSGFGTENQQEYIRKLTVIWGAKEAIFKIRNEKGISFKDHIKVQSFDLENKKVNTELHFDSLIKDFNIHFEEIENFTLVYALEN, encoded by the coding sequence ATGCCATTATTCAAAACCATAAACTTCTCCCGAAGCGCCGAGACCACAACCCAAATCCTGGTTTGGAAAATCACCGAATCCTTCGAACAATTAAACAACGAAGTCCAATTAACCGAGAAAAATGCGCTTCGCCTTAGCGGAATGAAATCAGAGTTGCACCAACGCGCATTCTTGAGCGTTCGCAAATTATTTCAGGAGGCGAACTACACTGATTTTGATTTGTTTTATGATGAATTTGGAAAACCGCATTTACATGACGGCAAACACATTTCAATCACCCATTCTCATGATTTTTCAGCTATTATCATTAGCGATGAAACCGTAGGAATCGACATTGAATTGCAACGCGAAAAAATCATCCGGATTGCAGATAAATTCTGCGATTCTGAATTTCAATTTTTATCCCATCCCGAGACTTCGGGATTCGGGACTGAAAATCAGCAAGAATACATTCGTAAGCTAACCGTGATTTGGGGCGCCAAAGAAGCCATCTTCAAAATCCGAAACGAAAAAGGAATCAGTTTTAAAGACCATATCAAAGTGCAATCTTTCGATTTAGAAAATAAAAAAGTCAACACCGAACTCCATTTTGACAGCCTGATTAAAGATTTCAATATTCACTTTGAAGAAATCGAAAATTTTACTTTAGTTTACGCTTTGGAAAATTAA